A single region of the Pontimicrobium sp. SW4 genome encodes:
- a CDS encoding M28 family peptidase → MKFRLYSLALITLFTFSCKGQTNNTTQEVETTETIKKSIDLFDADALLERVKYLSLDSLEGRKTGTKGGLIAREYVVSQFKKYGIAPLLEDYTQPFSFEGRRDKKTYEGANVLGLIKGTEHAEKYIVISAHYDHIGINNGEVFNGADDDASGTSAIIAMAEYFKNNPPKHSVVIAAFDAEEMGLQGASHFVKTNTLPKEQIAMNINLDMVGRNDNNELYVVGTNLYKQLQPAIEGLKLPENFKLSVGHDGLDGKQSWIFSSDHGPFHREEIPFLYFGVEDHKDYHKPTDDFENIQPEFYAKAVTAVITVFEKLDEISF, encoded by the coding sequence ATGAAATTTAGACTTTACTCCCTAGCATTAATTACCTTATTCACCTTTTCTTGCAAAGGTCAAACAAACAATACAACACAAGAGGTTGAAACGACTGAAACAATCAAAAAATCAATTGACCTATTTGACGCAGATGCGCTTTTAGAACGTGTTAAATATTTATCCTTAGATTCTCTAGAAGGCAGAAAAACTGGTACTAAAGGAGGATTAATAGCAAGAGAATATGTAGTATCTCAATTTAAAAAATATGGTATTGCGCCTTTATTAGAAGACTACACGCAACCGTTTAGTTTTGAAGGTCGTCGTGATAAAAAAACCTACGAAGGTGCTAATGTTTTAGGTCTTATTAAAGGCACTGAACATGCTGAGAAATATATTGTGATTTCGGCTCATTACGATCATATTGGTATAAATAATGGTGAAGTTTTTAATGGTGCTGATGATGATGCTTCTGGAACCAGTGCTATAATTGCCATGGCTGAATATTTTAAAAATAACCCACCAAAACATTCTGTGGTGATTGCAGCATTTGATGCTGAAGAAATGGGATTACAAGGAGCTAGTCACTTTGTGAAAACCAATACATTACCCAAAGAACAAATTGCCATGAATATTAATTTAGACATGGTTGGTCGTAACGATAATAACGAACTGTATGTGGTTGGAACTAATTTATATAAACAACTGCAACCAGCTATTGAAGGCTTGAAATTACCTGAAAATTTCAAACTTTCGGTAGGTCATGATGGATTAGATGGTAAACAAAGTTGGATATTCTCTTCCGATCATGGTCCATTTCACAGAGAAGAAATTCCATTTTTATATTTTGGTGTAGAAGACCATAAAGACTACCACAAACCAACCGACGATTTTGAAAACATCCAACCAGAATTTTACGCAAAAGCTGTAACTGCTGTGATTACTGTATTTGAAAAGTTAGATGAGATAAGTTTTTAA